The Breoghania sp. genome has a segment encoding these proteins:
- a CDS encoding LysR family transcriptional regulator, translated as MRIHSSALQYFDAVRRAGSIREAARRLNVASSAVNRQVLKLEAEIGTPLFDRTPSGVTLTTAGEILAHHVIVVLQDLDRTSAEIEALKGARVGHVEIAAVESVCSSLLPVVLGRLRERAPRVTAEVKMMGSGSIPEALETGMADVGFAFDLPRYPDLRQVYVASFKLGAIMASDHPLAGREKLSFAACSDYPLVMAARDLSINQLLAPVMRQANRQVDPVMRTNSIELMHQLVRTGEAIAFQTPIGLETMIESGALVHVPLNGPILSDLGVYVRAGRSLPAPVDLFLQLLTAELQERQRNEQSDP; from the coding sequence ATGCGTATCCATTCCAGCGCCCTGCAATATTTCGACGCCGTCAGGCGAGCGGGCTCCATTCGCGAAGCCGCCCGCAGGCTCAATGTGGCTTCCTCCGCCGTCAACCGTCAGGTCCTGAAGCTTGAGGCGGAAATCGGTACGCCCCTTTTTGATCGCACCCCCTCTGGTGTGACCCTGACTACGGCGGGCGAAATCCTCGCACACCATGTCATCGTCGTGTTGCAGGACCTCGACCGCACCAGCGCGGAAATCGAAGCTTTGAAGGGCGCCCGTGTGGGGCACGTGGAAATCGCCGCCGTTGAGAGCGTGTGTTCCTCGCTTCTGCCTGTGGTTCTCGGGCGCTTGCGCGAACGCGCGCCGCGCGTGACGGCGGAAGTGAAGATGATGGGCTCCGGCTCCATCCCCGAAGCACTCGAAACGGGCATGGCCGATGTGGGATTCGCGTTCGACCTTCCGCGCTATCCCGATCTCAGGCAGGTCTATGTCGCAAGCTTCAAGCTTGGCGCGATCATGGCCTCCGATCATCCGCTGGCTGGGCGCGAGAAGCTCAGCTTCGCCGCTTGCAGCGACTATCCGTTGGTAATGGCTGCCCGCGATCTCTCCATCAACCAGTTGCTCGCTCCCGTCATGCGGCAGGCAAATCGGCAGGTGGACCCGGTCATGCGCACCAACTCCATCGAGCTGATGCACCAGCTCGTGCGAACCGGTGAGGCCATTGCCTTCCAGACCCCGATCGGGTTGGAAACCATGATCGAATCCGGTGCGCTCGTTCATGTGCCCCTGAATGGGCCCATTTTGAGCGATCTCGGCGTCTATGTGAGGGCCGGAAGGTCGCTTCCCGCGCCCGTCGACCTGTTCCTTCAGCTGCTGACTGCAGAATTGCAGGAACGCCAAAGGAACGAGCAGAGCGACCCGTGA
- the gspM gene encoding type II secretion system protein GspM — protein MPATLRHAASRMAALALLALVLWFVATGVILPAYQRYSEVGREIDDVRHQLGRVEAILASANASAPEVAADAAGQGWRGQSRSIVAAQVQEFLQARARAYNVTVISVSPMNPRSIQPFEALGLRVECEGEIAAIRDLIGAIENAEPYLFILGADLRRQQIFGQPRADQKLPLAARLDIYAPYALQEGS, from the coding sequence ATGCCCGCAACCCTTCGCCACGCCGCAAGCCGCATGGCCGCGCTCGCTCTGTTGGCGCTGGTGCTGTGGTTTGTCGCCACGGGGGTGATCCTTCCTGCATATCAACGTTATTCGGAAGTGGGCCGCGAGATCGATGATGTGCGTCATCAGCTTGGTCGGGTGGAAGCGATCCTTGCCTCGGCGAATGCCTCCGCGCCCGAAGTCGCTGCCGATGCGGCTGGGCAGGGCTGGCGTGGACAGAGCCGGTCGATCGTCGCCGCGCAGGTGCAGGAGTTCCTGCAAGCGCGCGCAAGGGCCTACAATGTCACCGTGATCAGCGTCTCGCCAATGAACCCGCGCAGTATCCAGCCCTTCGAAGCGCTGGGATTGCGTGTGGAATGCGAAGGTGAGATCGCTGCGATCCGCGATCTGATCGGCGCAATCGAAAACGCCGAGCCCTATCTCTTCATTCTGGGGGCCGACCTTCGGCGCCAGCAGATCTTTGGTCAGCCCAGAGCGGATCAGAAACTGCCGTTGGCCGCCCGCCTCGATATCTATGCGCCCTATGCCTTGCAGGAGGGATCATGA
- a CDS encoding PilN domain-containing protein, whose protein sequence is MARLTDNSSLPWLQDGVLAFWSWWRGELSASFAPLLRLARLRKTSGPRVRLSRTRGGDAANGTGLAATLDAESWQALAKALANTRHRAQPLVLELASDLVLVRKQTYPAGALSKLDDIVALDIEQSTPFSGASAVWRWQVTGRADRQVEVETVILRRDLVLQILSLASANGLGVGEITYRGMESGRVLELMRLETPHDQFRRRWRRLNAGLAVVVLLLAAGLAGLSYWQREVALEGANARLEELKSRAIRLRRAQADAVAEYDASVALLREKATTPQVNAVWNALSASLPDTVFLSSLEISADKGRIAGFARSAAPLIARLEELDEVADVTFASPVMINPDDRLERFDITFALEATGGADND, encoded by the coding sequence ATGGCCAGACTAACTGACAATTCTTCTCTGCCATGGCTTCAAGATGGCGTGCTCGCATTCTGGTCCTGGTGGCGAGGGGAACTGAGCGCCAGCTTCGCGCCGCTGCTGCGTCTGGCGCGCCTGCGCAAGACGTCCGGTCCGCGCGTCCGGCTCTCCCGCACCCGCGGCGGGGATGCCGCAAATGGCACAGGGCTTGCCGCAACGCTTGATGCGGAAAGCTGGCAGGCGCTTGCCAAGGCCCTGGCAAACACGCGCCACCGCGCGCAGCCGCTGGTGCTCGAACTGGCATCGGACCTTGTTCTCGTCCGAAAGCAGACCTATCCCGCAGGGGCGCTTTCCAAGCTCGATGATATCGTGGCGCTCGATATCGAGCAGTCCACGCCGTTTTCCGGTGCGAGTGCTGTTTGGCGCTGGCAGGTGACGGGGCGGGCGGACAGACAGGTCGAGGTGGAGACCGTCATCTTGCGCCGCGATCTGGTGCTTCAGATCCTGTCGCTTGCCTCCGCGAACGGGCTGGGAGTGGGCGAGATCACCTATCGCGGCATGGAGAGTGGGCGCGTACTGGAACTGATGCGGCTGGAAACGCCTCACGACCAGTTCCGTCGTCGCTGGCGGCGGCTCAATGCCGGGCTGGCTGTCGTCGTCTTGCTTCTGGCAGCCGGGCTTGCGGGGCTTTCCTACTGGCAGCGGGAGGTGGCCCTTGAGGGGGCAAACGCACGGCTTGAAGAACTGAAGAGCCGTGCCATTCGTCTGCGTCGGGCCCAGGCCGATGCGGTGGCGGAATATGACGCGAGTGTCGCGTTGTTGCGCGAAAAGGCAACGACCCCGCAGGTCAATGCGGTTTGGAATGCACTCTCCGCCTCACTGCCGGATACGGTGTTTCTGAGTTCACTGGAGATCAGCGCGGACAAAGGCCGGATCGCAGGCTTCGCGCGCTCGGCCGCGCCATTGATCGCGCGGCTTGAGGAACTGGACGAGGTTGCCGACGTCACCTTCGCCTCGCCGGTGATGATCAACCCCGATGATCGGCTGGAGCGCTTCGACATCACCTTCGCACTTGAGGCAACTGGTGGGGCGGACAATGACTGA